Proteins found in one Candidatus Deferrimicrobium sp. genomic segment:
- the trpA gene encoding tryptophan synthase subunit alpha, whose amino-acid sequence MTAIDSVFRRLRASGERGLVVYLTAGDPTPTASLRYLRAAADAGADIIEVGVPFSDPTADGPTIEAASRRALSSGMNVAKALELVRKFRRTHATPVVLFGYCNPFHRYGWPSLCEDAREAGVDGFLVVDLPFEERGEALPWIRKAGLDWIPLAAPTSRMARVRAVDRAGSGFLYLISVTGVTGVRKTLPPEVAAWTTKVAKATRLPVAVGFGISSPAMAASATRHADAAVVGSACVKIVERNGRDPRGPAELSRFVRSLKKALR is encoded by the coding sequence GTGACGGCGATTGACTCCGTGTTCCGACGCCTCCGGGCGTCCGGAGAGAGGGGTCTCGTGGTCTACCTGACCGCGGGAGACCCGACGCCGACGGCGTCCCTCCGATATCTCCGGGCGGCGGCGGACGCCGGTGCCGACATCATCGAGGTTGGCGTTCCCTTTTCGGATCCCACCGCGGACGGCCCCACGATCGAGGCGGCCTCGCGGAGGGCGCTGTCGTCGGGGATGAATGTCGCGAAGGCCCTCGAGCTGGTGCGAAAATTCCGCCGCACGCACGCCACGCCGGTGGTTCTCTTCGGATATTGCAACCCGTTTCACCGGTACGGATGGCCCTCCCTGTGCGAAGATGCGCGCGAGGCGGGAGTCGACGGATTCCTGGTGGTCGACCTGCCGTTCGAGGAGAGGGGAGAGGCGCTGCCGTGGATCAGGAAGGCCGGGCTCGACTGGATCCCCCTGGCGGCCCCTACGAGCCGGATGGCGCGGGTCAGAGCGGTCGACCGCGCGGGCTCGGGGTTCCTCTACCTGATCTCCGTGACCGGGGTCACCGGGGTCCGGAAAACCCTCCCCCCGGAGGTCGCGGCATGGACCACGAAGGTCGCGAAGGCGACGCGGCTCCCGGTGGCCGTCGGATTCGGGATCTCCTCTCCGGCAATGGCGGCGTCCGCCACCCGGCACGCCGACGCGGCGGTCGTGGGGAGCGCCTGCGTCAAGATCGTCGAAAGGAACGGCCGCGATCCCCGGGGGCCCGCGGAGCTTTCCCGGTTCGTCCGATCCCTCAAAAAGGCACTGAGGTGA
- the accD gene encoding acetyl-CoA carboxylase, carboxyltransferase subunit beta gives MAIRLFRKKDESDRKIKIPEGMWIKCDACLEIIYKPEVERNLNVCPKCVYHFRIPARERIRAVIDEGTFVEFGEEMESVDVLNFTDTKKYVDRLKEAKKKTGRKEAVITGRGKIQGVEVALAVLDFEFQGGSMGSVVGEKIAITAEVALESRLPLIIFSASGGARMQEGTLSLMQMAKTSAALARLSDARLPFISVLTDPTTGGVAASFAMLGDVIISEPGALVGFAGPRVIEQTIQQKLPEGFQRAEFLLEHGMVDMIVERSRLKATLSMILRYLSGSGDR, from the coding sequence ATGGCGATTCGACTTTTCCGGAAAAAGGACGAAAGCGACAGGAAGATCAAGATCCCCGAGGGGATGTGGATCAAGTGCGACGCCTGCCTCGAGATCATCTACAAGCCCGAGGTGGAACGGAACCTGAACGTCTGCCCCAAATGCGTCTACCACTTCCGGATCCCCGCACGGGAGCGGATCCGCGCCGTGATCGACGAGGGGACTTTCGTCGAGTTCGGCGAGGAGATGGAGTCGGTGGACGTCCTGAATTTCACGGACACGAAGAAGTACGTCGATCGCCTGAAGGAGGCGAAGAAGAAGACCGGGCGCAAGGAAGCGGTCATCACGGGGAGGGGGAAGATCCAGGGGGTCGAGGTGGCCCTGGCGGTGCTCGATTTCGAGTTCCAGGGCGGCTCGATGGGAAGCGTCGTCGGGGAGAAGATCGCCATCACGGCCGAGGTCGCCCTCGAATCCCGCCTCCCCCTCATCATCTTCAGCGCTTCCGGAGGCGCGCGCATGCAGGAGGGGACCCTCTCGCTGATGCAGATGGCGAAGACGAGCGCCGCGCTCGCTCGCCTCTCCGACGCCCGCCTTCCATTCATCAGCGTCCTGACCGATCCCACCACCGGCGGGGTGGCCGCGAGTTTCGCGATGCTGGGGGACGTCATCATCTCCGAGCCGGGGGCGCTGGTCGGGTTCGCCGGGCCTCGGGTGATCGAGCAGACGATCCAGCAGAAACTGCCGGAAGGGTTCCAGCGCGCCGAGTTCCTCCTCGAACACGGGATGGTGGACATGATCGTGGAACGCAGTCGGCTCAAGGCGACGCTTTCGATGATCCTGCGGTACCTGTCGGGATCCGGGGATCGATGA
- the trpB gene encoding tryptophan synthase subunit beta: MPDLAGHFGPFGGRYVAETLMSALIELEKAYREARSDRSFHRELDGLLKNYAGRPTPLYFAGRLTEKAGGARIYIKREDLAHTGSHKINNTLGQGLLARRMGKRRIIAETGAGQHGVATATVCARMGIPCEIYMGEEDIRRQSHNVFRMRLLGARVHPVTSGSRTLKDAMNEALRDWVTNVRTTYYLIGSTAGPHPYPEMVRDFQSVIGREAMPQFRKAEGKLPTAVVACVGGGSNAMGIFTSFLRYPRVRLYGVEAGGLGLSSGKHGATLSRGKVGVLHGSKSFLLQDANGQILEAHSISAGLDYPGVGPEHAWLKETGRAKYVSVTDAQALSGFSLLSRYEGIQPALESSHAVAFAVRLAKTMRSSETVLVNLSGRGDKDMGILMELQGSVRDGD, from the coding sequence ATGCCGGACTTGGCGGGCCACTTCGGCCCCTTCGGGGGAAGGTATGTCGCCGAAACGCTGATGTCCGCACTGATCGAACTGGAAAAGGCGTACCGGGAGGCGCGGAGCGACCGGTCCTTCCACCGGGAACTCGACGGCCTCCTGAAGAATTACGCCGGCCGGCCGACTCCGCTGTACTTCGCGGGGCGTCTGACGGAAAAGGCGGGAGGGGCCCGGATCTACATCAAACGGGAGGACCTCGCTCACACCGGGTCCCACAAGATCAACAACACGCTGGGGCAGGGGCTACTGGCGCGAAGGATGGGAAAGCGGCGGATCATCGCCGAAACGGGAGCGGGCCAGCATGGTGTCGCGACGGCCACCGTCTGCGCCAGGATGGGGATCCCGTGCGAGATCTACATGGGAGAGGAGGACATCCGGCGGCAGTCACACAACGTTTTCCGCATGCGCCTTCTGGGAGCCCGCGTCCACCCGGTGACCTCGGGAAGTCGCACGCTGAAGGACGCCATGAACGAGGCGCTTCGCGACTGGGTGACGAACGTCCGGACCACCTACTATCTCATCGGTTCCACGGCGGGGCCCCATCCGTACCCCGAAATGGTCCGGGACTTCCAGTCTGTAATCGGGCGGGAAGCGATGCCCCAGTTCCGAAAAGCAGAAGGGAAACTGCCGACCGCCGTCGTTGCGTGCGTTGGGGGAGGCAGCAACGCGATGGGGATCTTCACCTCCTTCCTGCGATATCCCCGCGTGCGGCTCTACGGGGTGGAGGCCGGGGGGCTCGGTCTCTCTTCGGGGAAACACGGGGCGACCCTTTCCCGGGGGAAGGTCGGCGTTCTCCACGGGAGCAAATCGTTCCTCCTGCAAGATGCGAACGGACAGATTCTCGAAGCCCATTCGATCTCCGCAGGACTGGACTACCCCGGGGTGGGCCCGGAGCACGCGTGGTTGAAGGAGACAGGCAGGGCGAAATACGTCTCCGTGACGGACGCGCAAGCGCTTTCGGGCTTCTCCCTCCTGTCCCGCTACGAGGGGATCCAGCCGGCGCTCGAGTCGTCCCACGCCGTCGCGTTCGCGGTCCGCCTGGCGAAAACGATGCGATCGTCCGAAACGGTCCTGGTGAATCTCTCCGGGCGAGGCGACAAGGACATGGGGATCCTGATGGAATTGCAAGGCAGCGTTCGTGACGGCGATTGA
- a CDS encoding bifunctional folylpolyglutamate synthase/dihydrofolate synthase, with product MIRGTGPSGPENVRPGLSRIVSAFARSGHPEKAFRTLHIAGTNGKGSTAFVAYNVLRRLPLGPIGLFTSPHLVAPEERVRINGKMISPRALRDGFRLADRLSPAADRLTWFEKMTWSATDWFRRKGVRIAVMETGLGGRWDATSACRPAVSVITTIGYDHREWLGKTLGRIAAEKAGILRRGVPLVTGRLRPAARAVVLRRARSLGCAVWELGRTFDWRERRDGTIAVSIPGLDLDRLRVGMIGGFQRDNAAVALAASWILASREGIGTAAFAAAARKALPDSRWPGRWCPLPLRKNAGAWVDGGHNPEAASALALEISGFPPWGEGRRLVALWSMLSDKDATGYLRGLGRHLDGIVTYPLSHPRGAERGSLAEACAKQGIACRLAGDFPEGWRIARRWAGKGGVVLVCGSLAAAGDAYRHRVGFVA from the coding sequence ATGATCCGGGGAACCGGACCTTCCGGCCCGGAAAACGTCCGCCCTGGGCTATCCCGGATCGTGTCGGCGTTTGCCCGATCCGGCCACCCGGAGAAGGCGTTCCGTACGCTCCATATCGCGGGGACCAACGGCAAGGGCTCCACCGCGTTTGTCGCTTACAACGTCCTGCGCCGGTTGCCGCTGGGCCCCATCGGCCTGTTCACCTCCCCGCACCTCGTCGCGCCGGAAGAACGTGTCCGCATCAACGGAAAGATGATCTCCCCACGTGCGCTCCGCGACGGTTTTCGCCTCGCGGACCGTCTCTCTCCTGCCGCGGACCGTCTGACCTGGTTCGAGAAGATGACCTGGTCCGCGACCGACTGGTTCCGCCGGAAGGGCGTCCGGATCGCGGTTATGGAGACGGGACTCGGAGGACGATGGGACGCGACCAGCGCGTGCCGCCCGGCGGTGTCGGTCATCACGACCATCGGATACGACCACCGGGAGTGGCTCGGCAAAACTCTCGGAAGGATCGCGGCGGAAAAAGCGGGGATTCTTCGCAGAGGCGTGCCACTCGTCACCGGGCGGCTCCGGCCCGCCGCCCGCGCCGTCGTCCTGCGTCGTGCCCGGAGTCTCGGTTGCGCCGTTTGGGAACTCGGCAGAACCTTCGACTGGAGAGAGCGACGGGACGGGACGATCGCGGTGTCCATACCCGGTCTTGATCTCGATCGGTTGCGGGTAGGGATGATCGGCGGGTTCCAGCGAGACAACGCCGCCGTTGCGCTGGCCGCATCGTGGATCCTCGCGTCCCGCGAAGGGATCGGGACCGCCGCCTTCGCGGCAGCGGCAAGGAAGGCGCTCCCGGATTCGCGATGGCCCGGTCGATGGTGCCCGCTCCCGCTCCGGAAGAACGCGGGGGCGTGGGTCGACGGGGGGCACAACCCGGAGGCTGCGTCCGCTCTTGCGCTGGAGATCTCGGGGTTCCCTCCCTGGGGCGAGGGGAGGCGGCTGGTCGCCCTGTGGAGCATGCTTTCCGACAAGGACGCCACGGGGTACCTGCGGGGTCTCGGACGACATCTCGACGGGATCGTCACGTATCCGCTCTCCCACCCGCGCGGCGCGGAAAGGGGATCGCTCGCGGAAGCCTGTGCGAAACAGGGGATTGCCTGCCGCCTTGCGGGTGACTTTCCGGAGGGATGGCGGATAGCGCGCCGGTGGGCCGGTAAGGGAGGCGTCGTTCTCGTTTGCGGTTCTCTCGCCGCGGCGGGGGACGCCTACCGCCATCGCGTCGGTTTCGTTGCGTGA